A genomic segment from Malus domestica chromosome 05, GDT2T_hap1 encodes:
- the LOC114824961 gene encoding receptor-like protein EIX2 isoform X2: MKYLDLGGINLSGTGVNWVYDVNMLPSLSELRLPLCFQIESSPVLSLQSINLTSLLILDLSDNMFTSAFPSWLFNLTSLITLDISINNFNGPFPSEFANFKYLEHLDLSETGLKGRIPKVIGNLCKLKFLSLSDNKFDGGIEEFWRSFSNCPNNSLESLDLSNCELKSQLPDSLGVLKCLQSLNLMGNNLWGSIPDFMGNFSSLKILDLSDNNMTGSIPQSLGQLSQLVSLHLAGNSWEGNLTEAHFINLTRLQDFQLGCQVGNIDRPMSLIFDVAYDWVPPFQLHRIVITNCWVGHGFWIWLQSQTELVDIFLNGNGISDSIPKEWLLMISSQLIFLDLSNNQFHGNLPSHLKFPSLKYIDLSRNQLEGLIPHWWSTTISVFNLGSNLFSGSIPSNIGLMMPNLGTLTLYENNLSGTIPPSVWNMQQLLVLSLRRNQFSGELPCALSVESKLVFLDVGLNNLSGNIPSSLGVLSSLKLLKLNNNNIGGEIPDSLQNCSSLMSIDLGDNKLSGNIPLWIGGSHVPMLSRLLLRSNYFSGHISQQLCNLRHLHILDLSYNNLSGIIPMCLGDLIALVNGSNEITFSPLEQATLTLKGFKYVYNTTLDLVKSIDLSLNNLQGEIPEEISSLILLGTLNLSRNKLTGNIPSKIGNLHWLETLDLSHNHLSGQIPQSFSSLTSLSHLNLSCNNLSGRIISGNQLQTLDDSSIYTENPLLCGAPLSTKCSGDDTFPPKDAEDKDEDGNDKLWFYATMVLGYIVGFWGVCGTLILKTSWRYAYFQFFDNIKDKIALAIALKVARFQRMFSNDCTVYR; encoded by the coding sequence ATGAAATACCTTGATCTCGGAGGCATTAACCTTAGCGGCACAGGAGTCAATTGGGTGTATGATGTTAATATGCTTCCTTCATTATCAGAGTTACGCTTACCTTTGTGCTTCCAAATTGAAAGCAGTCCAGTACTCTCACTACAGAGCATTAATCTGACATCACTTTTGATCCTTGATTTGTCAGATAATATGTTTACTTCTGCATTTCCCAGCTGGCTTTTTAATCTTACTAGCCTCATAACACTTGATATATCCATCAATAATTTCAACGGTCCTTTTCCAAGTGAATTTGCAAACTTCAAATATCTAGAACACCTTGATTTATCTGAAACAGGCTTAAAAGGTCGAATTCCTAAAGTCATTGGAAATTTATGCAAGCTAAAGTTCTTAAGTCTTTCCGACAACAAGTTTGATGGGGGGATTGAAGAGTTTTGGAGGAGTTTCTCAAATTGTCCAAATAATTCACTAGAGTCACTAGATTTGTCAAATTGTGAGCTGAAAAGCCAACTGCCAGACTCTTTAGGTGTATTAAAATGTTTGCAGAGTCTCAATCTCATGGGTAATAATTTGTGGGGCTCAATTCCAGATTTCATGGGAAACTTTTCATCCTTGAAAATATTGGACCTCTCTGATAATAATATGACGGGCTCCATTCCACAAAGTCTGGGACAACTTTCTCAACTAGTTTCCCTACATCTGGCTGGTAATTCATGGGAAGGCAACCTAACGGAAGCCCATTTCATAAATCTTACCCGATTACAAGACTTTCAATTAGGATGTCAAGTAGGAAACATAGACCGCCCCATGTCCCTCATTTTCGACGTGGCTTATGATTGGGTTCCTCCTTTTCAACTCCACAGAATTGTGATCACAAACTGTTGGGTAGGTCATGGTTTTTGGATCTGGCTTCAATCTCAAACTGAACTAGTTGATATCTTCCTAAATGGTAATGGAATCTCAGATTCCATACCAAAGGAATGGTTGTTGATGATATCATCCCAACTCATCTTTCTGGACTTGTCTAACAACCAATTTCATGGAAACCTTCCCTCACATTTGAAATTTCCAAGTCTAAAATATATTGATTTGAGTAGAAATCAGTTAGAGGGCCTAATTCCACATTGGTGGTCCACTACTATCTCCGTCTTTAATCTTGGAAGCAATCTATTTTCTGGGTCAATTCCCTCCAATATTGGCCTGATGATGCCCAATTTGGGCACTTTAACTCTTTATGAGAATAATTTGAGCGGCACTATTCCTCCATCTGTTTGGAACATGCAACAATTGTTAGTCTTGTCTCTAAGGAGAAATCAATTTTCTGGAGAATTGCCTTGTGCATTGAGTGTGGAGAGCAAACTGGTGTTTCTAGATGTTGGTCTAAACAATCTTTCTGGTAATATTCCCTCTTCATTGGGGGTATTAAGTTCACTGAAATTATTAaagctcaacaacaacaatattgGAGGTGAAATTCCTGATTCCTTGCAAAATTGTTCTAGTTTGATGAGTATTGATCTTGGAGACAACAAGTTATCCGGTAACATACCTCTATGGATAGGAGGATCGCATGTACCCATGTTGTCTAGGCTACTTTTACGGTCCAACTATTTTAGTGGACATATTTCTCAGCAGTTGTGTAATCTTCGGCATCTTCATATCCTCGACCTTAGTTACAACAACCTTTCAGGTATTATTCCCATGTGCTTGGGTGATTTGATTGCATTGGTGAATGGTTCAAATGAAATCACTTTTAGTCCTCTTGAGCAAGCCACACTGACACTAAAAGGATTCAAATATGTGTACAACACGACTCTTGATCTTGTAAAAAGCATTGATCTTTCATTGAATAATTTACAAGGTGAAATCCCTGAAGAAATAAGCAGCCTCATTCTATTGGGAACCTTGAACTTGTCCAGGAATAAATTGACTGGAAACATCCCCTCAAAGATTGGAAACTTGCATTGGCTCGAAACTCTTGATCTCTCCCACAACCACCTCTCGGGACAGATTCCTCAAAGCTTTTCATCTTTAACATCTTTGTCCCACTTGAACTTGTCATGTAACAACTTGTCTGGAAGAATTATTTCGGGAAACCAGCTTCAAACGCTCGATGATTCGTCCATTTATACGGAAAATCCATTACTGTGTGGCGCTCCTCTCTCAACTAAGTGCTCTGGAGATGACACTTTCCCACCTAAGGATGCCGAAGACAAGGATGAAGATGGGAATGACAAGTTGTGGTTCTATGCCACTATGGTACTTGGCTATATCGTGGGCTTTTGGGGTGTTTGCGGCACATTGATCTTAAAGACATCATGGAGGTATGCATATTTTCAATTCTTCGACAACATCAAAGACAAGATAGCACTAGCAATTGCATTGAAAGTGGCTCGTTTCCAAAGAATGTTTTCTAATGATTGTACTGTATATAGGTGA
- the LOC103435364 gene encoding inosine-5'-monophosphate dehydrogenase 2-like isoform X1 — translation MSASIFEDGFSSERLFNQGYSYTYDDVIFLPHYIDFPTDSVHLASNLSRRVPLSIPCVSSPMDTVTESHMAISMAALGGIGIIHSNSTSSEQAHMVRSVKSRRVPLLSNPVFKSPSDRIQSDDVFDAANPYVLVTESGSPSSKLLGYVAGKDWVKLGDKEVKIYDYMVNCTDFTVPWSYDLGAIGEYMEQKKRDVLATVKDNEVVDVVAKEEVERIKGYPKLGVGTVGPDGTWRVGAAIGTRESDKERLEELVKAGIDVVVLDSSQGNSIYQIEMIKYVKKMYSNLDVVGGNVVTVSQAQNLIQAGVDGLRVGMGSGSICTTQEVCAVGRGQATAVYKVASIASQSGVPVIADGGITNSGHIVKALVLGASTVMMGSFLAGSTEAPGAFLYQNGCRVKKYRGMGSLEAMTKGSDQRYLGDTAKLKIAQGVVGAVADKGSVLKFIPYTMQAVKQGFQDLGASSLQSAHDLLKSSILRLEVRTGAAQVEGGVHGLVSYEKKSF, via the exons ATGTCCGCCTCAATCTTCGAAGACGGCTTCTCCTCCGAGCGCCTCTTCAACCAGGGCTACTCCTACACCTACGATGACGTCATCTTCCTCCCTCACTATATCGACTTCCCCACCGACTCCGTCCATCTAGCCTCCAACCTCAGCCGCCGCGTCCCTCTCTCGATCCCCTGCGTCTCGTCCCCTATGGACACCGTCACGGAGTCCCACATGGCCATCTCCATGGCCGCACTCGGCGGCATCGGCATCATCCACTCCAATTCGACGTCGTCCGAGCAAGCGCACATGGTCCGGTCCGTCAAGTCCCGCCGTGTCCCGCTTCTTTCCAATCCCGTATTCAAATCCCCAAGCGATCGAATCCAATCCGACGACGTTTTCGACGCTGCCAATCCCTACGTCCTGGTTACCGAGAGTGGTAGCCCCAGTTCGAAGCTTTTGGGGTACGTGGCTGGTAAGGATTGGGTGAAGCTGGGGGACAAGGAGGTGAAGATATACGATTACATGGTGAACTGTACGGACTTCACGGTGCCGTGGAGTTACGATTTGGGGGCGATTGGGGAGTACATGGAGCAGAAAAAGCGAGATGTGTTGGCAACTGTGAAGGACAACGAGGTTGTGGATGTGGTGGCGAAGGAGGAGGTGGAGAGGATTAAAGGGTACCCCAAATTGGGGGTTGGGACGGTGGGGCCCGACGGGACATGGCGTGTTGGGGCGGCGATCGGGACTAGGGAGTCGGATAAGGAGAGATTGGAGGAGTTGGTGAAGGCAGGGATTGATGTAGTGGTGTTGGATAGCTCTCAGGGGAACTCCATTTATCAGATTGAGATGATAAAGTATGTGAAGAAAATGTACTCGAATTTGGATGTAGTTGGCGGGAATGTGGTGACGGTGAGTCAGGCGCAGAATTTGATTCAGGCGGGTGTTGATGGGTTGAGGGTTGGAATGGGATCTGGCTCAATTTGTACCACTCAAGAGGTCTGCGCCGTCGGCCGCGGACAG GCAACTGCAGTTTACAAGGTGGCATCTATCGCTTCACAAAGTGGTGTGCCTGTGATTGCTGATGGTGGCATTACCAATTCTGGACACATTGTGAAGGCTTTAGTCCTTGGGGCTTCTACTGTCATGATGGGAAGCTTCTTAGCTGGAAGCACTGAGGCTCCTGGGGCTTTTCTGTATCAG AATGGTTGCCGAGTCAAAAAATATCGAGGCATGGGATCTCTTGAAGCAATGACAAAAGGGAGTGATCAGAGGTACTTGGGGGATACAGCTAAGCTGAAAATTGCACAGGGGGTGGTTGGGGCAGTCGCAGACAAAGGATCTGTTTTGAAGTTCATACCATACACAATGCAAGCTGTAAAGCAAGGTTTCCAAGATCTTGGTGCTTCTTCACTGCAGTCTGCTCATGACCTCTTAAAATCAAGCATTTTAAGGCTTGAG
- the LOC103435364 gene encoding inosine-5'-monophosphate dehydrogenase 2-like isoform X2, producing MSASIFEDGFSSERLFNQGYSYTYDDVIFLPHYIDFPTDSVHLASNLSRRVPLSIPCVSSPMDTVTESHMAISMAALGGIGIIHSNSTSSEQAHMVRSVKSRRVPLLSNPVFKSPSDRIQSDDVFDAANPYVLVTESGSPSSKLLGYVAGKDWVKLGDKEVKIYDYMVNCTDFTVPWSYDLGAIGEYMEQKKRDVLATVKDNEVVDVVAKEEVERIKGYPKLGVGTVGPDGTWRVGAAIGTRESDKERLEELVKAGIDVVVLDSSQGNSIYQIEMIKYVKKMYSNLDVVGGNVVTVSQAQNLIQAGVDGLRVGMGSGSICTTQEVCAVGRGQATAVYKVASIASQSGVPVIADGGITNSGHIVKALVLGASTVMMGSFLAGSTEAPGAFLYQNGCRVKKYRGMGSLEAMTKGSDQRYLGDTAKLKIAQGVVGAVADKGSVLKFIPYTMQAVKQGFQDLGASSLQSAHDLLKSSILRLEVRTGAAQVEGGVHGLVSYEKKSF from the exons ATGTCCGCCTCAATCTTCGAAGACGGCTTCTCCTCCGAGCGCCTCTTCAACCAGGGCTACTCCTACACCTACGATGACGTCATCTTCCTCCCTCACTATATCGACTTCCCCACCGACTCCGTCCATCTAGCCTCCAACCTCAGCCGCCGCGTCCCTCTCTCGATCCCCTGCGTCTCGTCCCCTATGGACACCGTCACGGAGTCCCACATGGCCATCTCCATGGCCGCACTCGGCGGCATCGGCATCATCCACTCCAATTCGACGTCGTCCGAGCAAGCGCACATGGTCCGGTCCGTCAAGTCCCGCCGTGTCCCGCTTCTTTCCAATCCCGTATTCAAATCCCCAAGCGATCGAATCCAATCCGACGACGTTTTCGACGCTGCCAATCCCTACGTCCTGGTTACCGAGAGTGGTAGCCCCAGTTCGAAGCTTTTGGGGTACGTGGCTGGTAAGGATTGGGTGAAGCTGGGGGACAAGGAGGTGAAGATATACGATTACATGGTGAACTGTACGGACTTCACGGTGCCGTGGAGTTACGATTTGGGGGCGATTGGGGAGTACATGGAGCAGAAAAAGCGAGATGTGTTGGCAACTGTGAAGGACAACGAGGTTGTGGATGTGGTGGCGAAGGAGGAGGTGGAGAGGATTAAAGGGTACCCCAAATTGGGGGTTGGGACGGTGGGGCCCGACGGGACATGGCGTGTTGGGGCGGCGATCGGGACTAGGGAGTCGGATAAGGAGAGATTGGAGGAGTTGGTGAAGGCAGGGATTGATGTAGTGGTGTTGGATAGCTCTCAGGGGAACTCCATTTATCAGATTGAGATGATAAAGTATGTGAAGAAAATGTACTCGAATTTGGATGTAGTTGGCGGGAATGTGGTGACGGTGAGTCAGGCGCAGAATTTGATTCAGGCGGGTGTTGATGGGTTGAGGGTTGGAATGGGATCTGGCTCAATTTGTACCACTCAAGAGGTCTGCGCCGTCGGCCGCGGACAG GCAACTGCAGTTTACAAGGTGGCATCTATCGCTTCACAAAGTGGTGTGCCTGTGATTGCTGATGGTGGCATTACCAATTCTGGACACATTGTGAAGGCTTTAGTCCTTGGGGCTTCTACTGTCATGATGGGAAGCTTCTTAGCTGGAAGCACTGAGGCTCCTGGGGCTTTTCTGTATCAG AATGGTTGCCGAGTCAAAAAATATCGAGGCATGGGATCTCTTGAAGCAATGACAAAAGGGAGTGATCAGAGGTACTTGGGGGATACAGCTAAGCTGAAAATTGCACAGGGGGTGGTTGGGGCAGTCGCAGACAAAGGATCTGTTTTGAAGTTCATACCATACACAATGCAAGCTGTAAAGCAAGGTTTCCAAGATCTTGGTGCTTCTTCACTGCAGTCTGCTCATGACCTCTTAAAATCAAGCATTTTAAGGCTTGAG GTAAGAACAGGAGCAGCGCAAGTAGAAGGTGGAGTTCATGGTCTGGTTTCATACGAGAAGAAATCGTTTTGA
- the LOC114824961 gene encoding receptor-like protein EIX2 isoform X1 gives MDLRNPYPPLIDVRNPDPVFPINEEWTKSAYVKSSLGGKINASLLSLKHLNYLDLSYNYFDSNQIPKFFGELKSLQYLNLSHASFGGEIPLSLGNLSSLNFLDLSSNFDLSSRSLNWLSRLSSMKYLDLGGINLSGTGVNWVYDVNMLPSLSELRLPLCFQIESSPVLSLQSINLTSLLILDLSDNMFTSAFPSWLFNLTSLITLDISINNFNGPFPSEFANFKYLEHLDLSETGLKGRIPKVIGNLCKLKFLSLSDNKFDGGIEEFWRSFSNCPNNSLESLDLSNCELKSQLPDSLGVLKCLQSLNLMGNNLWGSIPDFMGNFSSLKILDLSDNNMTGSIPQSLGQLSQLVSLHLAGNSWEGNLTEAHFINLTRLQDFQLGCQVGNIDRPMSLIFDVAYDWVPPFQLHRIVITNCWVGHGFWIWLQSQTELVDIFLNGNGISDSIPKEWLLMISSQLIFLDLSNNQFHGNLPSHLKFPSLKYIDLSRNQLEGLIPHWWSTTISVFNLGSNLFSGSIPSNIGLMMPNLGTLTLYENNLSGTIPPSVWNMQQLLVLSLRRNQFSGELPCALSVESKLVFLDVGLNNLSGNIPSSLGVLSSLKLLKLNNNNIGGEIPDSLQNCSSLMSIDLGDNKLSGNIPLWIGGSHVPMLSRLLLRSNYFSGHISQQLCNLRHLHILDLSYNNLSGIIPMCLGDLIALVNGSNEITFSPLEQATLTLKGFKYVYNTTLDLVKSIDLSLNNLQGEIPEEISSLILLGTLNLSRNKLTGNIPSKIGNLHWLETLDLSHNHLSGQIPQSFSSLTSLSHLNLSCNNLSGRIISGNQLQTLDDSSIYTENPLLCGAPLSTKCSGDDTFPPKDAEDKDEDGNDKLWFYATMVLGYIVGFWGVCGTLILKTSWRYAYFQFFDNIKDKIALAIALKVARFQRMFSNDCTVYR, from the coding sequence ATGGACCTCCGGAATCCATATCCTCCGTTGATAGACGTCCGGAATCCAGATCCTGTGTTTCCCATTAATGAAGAGTGGACCAAGTCGGCTTATGTAAAGTCTAGCTTGGGAGGTAAGATAAATGCTTCTCTGTTGAGCTTGAAACATTTAAATTACCTGGATCTAAGCTATAACTATTTTGATAGCAATCAAATTCCGAAGTTCTTTGGGGAGCTTAAAAGTTTGCAATATCTCAATCTCTCACACGCATCATTTGGAGGAGAGATTCCCCTTTCTCTTGGTAACCTGTCAAGCCTAAATTTTCTTGATCTCTCGTCAAATTTTGACTTATCTTCTAGAAGTTTGAATTGGCTTTCTCGCCTCTCTTCCATGAAATACCTTGATCTCGGAGGCATTAACCTTAGCGGCACAGGAGTCAATTGGGTGTATGATGTTAATATGCTTCCTTCATTATCAGAGTTACGCTTACCTTTGTGCTTCCAAATTGAAAGCAGTCCAGTACTCTCACTACAGAGCATTAATCTGACATCACTTTTGATCCTTGATTTGTCAGATAATATGTTTACTTCTGCATTTCCCAGCTGGCTTTTTAATCTTACTAGCCTCATAACACTTGATATATCCATCAATAATTTCAACGGTCCTTTTCCAAGTGAATTTGCAAACTTCAAATATCTAGAACACCTTGATTTATCTGAAACAGGCTTAAAAGGTCGAATTCCTAAAGTCATTGGAAATTTATGCAAGCTAAAGTTCTTAAGTCTTTCCGACAACAAGTTTGATGGGGGGATTGAAGAGTTTTGGAGGAGTTTCTCAAATTGTCCAAATAATTCACTAGAGTCACTAGATTTGTCAAATTGTGAGCTGAAAAGCCAACTGCCAGACTCTTTAGGTGTATTAAAATGTTTGCAGAGTCTCAATCTCATGGGTAATAATTTGTGGGGCTCAATTCCAGATTTCATGGGAAACTTTTCATCCTTGAAAATATTGGACCTCTCTGATAATAATATGACGGGCTCCATTCCACAAAGTCTGGGACAACTTTCTCAACTAGTTTCCCTACATCTGGCTGGTAATTCATGGGAAGGCAACCTAACGGAAGCCCATTTCATAAATCTTACCCGATTACAAGACTTTCAATTAGGATGTCAAGTAGGAAACATAGACCGCCCCATGTCCCTCATTTTCGACGTGGCTTATGATTGGGTTCCTCCTTTTCAACTCCACAGAATTGTGATCACAAACTGTTGGGTAGGTCATGGTTTTTGGATCTGGCTTCAATCTCAAACTGAACTAGTTGATATCTTCCTAAATGGTAATGGAATCTCAGATTCCATACCAAAGGAATGGTTGTTGATGATATCATCCCAACTCATCTTTCTGGACTTGTCTAACAACCAATTTCATGGAAACCTTCCCTCACATTTGAAATTTCCAAGTCTAAAATATATTGATTTGAGTAGAAATCAGTTAGAGGGCCTAATTCCACATTGGTGGTCCACTACTATCTCCGTCTTTAATCTTGGAAGCAATCTATTTTCTGGGTCAATTCCCTCCAATATTGGCCTGATGATGCCCAATTTGGGCACTTTAACTCTTTATGAGAATAATTTGAGCGGCACTATTCCTCCATCTGTTTGGAACATGCAACAATTGTTAGTCTTGTCTCTAAGGAGAAATCAATTTTCTGGAGAATTGCCTTGTGCATTGAGTGTGGAGAGCAAACTGGTGTTTCTAGATGTTGGTCTAAACAATCTTTCTGGTAATATTCCCTCTTCATTGGGGGTATTAAGTTCACTGAAATTATTAaagctcaacaacaacaatattgGAGGTGAAATTCCTGATTCCTTGCAAAATTGTTCTAGTTTGATGAGTATTGATCTTGGAGACAACAAGTTATCCGGTAACATACCTCTATGGATAGGAGGATCGCATGTACCCATGTTGTCTAGGCTACTTTTACGGTCCAACTATTTTAGTGGACATATTTCTCAGCAGTTGTGTAATCTTCGGCATCTTCATATCCTCGACCTTAGTTACAACAACCTTTCAGGTATTATTCCCATGTGCTTGGGTGATTTGATTGCATTGGTGAATGGTTCAAATGAAATCACTTTTAGTCCTCTTGAGCAAGCCACACTGACACTAAAAGGATTCAAATATGTGTACAACACGACTCTTGATCTTGTAAAAAGCATTGATCTTTCATTGAATAATTTACAAGGTGAAATCCCTGAAGAAATAAGCAGCCTCATTCTATTGGGAACCTTGAACTTGTCCAGGAATAAATTGACTGGAAACATCCCCTCAAAGATTGGAAACTTGCATTGGCTCGAAACTCTTGATCTCTCCCACAACCACCTCTCGGGACAGATTCCTCAAAGCTTTTCATCTTTAACATCTTTGTCCCACTTGAACTTGTCATGTAACAACTTGTCTGGAAGAATTATTTCGGGAAACCAGCTTCAAACGCTCGATGATTCGTCCATTTATACGGAAAATCCATTACTGTGTGGCGCTCCTCTCTCAACTAAGTGCTCTGGAGATGACACTTTCCCACCTAAGGATGCCGAAGACAAGGATGAAGATGGGAATGACAAGTTGTGGTTCTATGCCACTATGGTACTTGGCTATATCGTGGGCTTTTGGGGTGTTTGCGGCACATTGATCTTAAAGACATCATGGAGGTATGCATATTTTCAATTCTTCGACAACATCAAAGACAAGATAGCACTAGCAATTGCATTGAAAGTGGCTCGTTTCCAAAGAATGTTTTCTAATGATTGTACTGTATATAGGTGA
- the LOC103412443 gene encoding extensin-like yields METTRNHTRFFIPFLYLTLVATVSFTQCEAIRSIRFLKGTLPGPTKHSNLFLSAANKLNLINRINFPLEGSKDIQPYGVDSPFTLPPYDSLPPISLPENTPPYYTTPPNTPETPPTTVPTPFVLSPPSILPIQIPPPSPTSILPGPPESISTPNLPGTVPSPTGFVPTPTIYIPSPPYFEPSPPSLVPNPPSFGFQPSPPVFLPPIVFPPPTMLPSPRRGPTAPLWCVAKPSVPDPIIQEAMNYACGSGADCASIQPNGPCFNPDSLLAHASYAFNSYWQRTRVAGGTCSFGGTAILVTIDPSYDGCRFDYY; encoded by the exons ATGGAAACGACTAGAAATCACACAAGATTTTTCATTCCTTTTCTCTATCTGACTCTAGTTGCAACTGTTTCCTTCACTCAATGTG AGGCAATCAGatcaataagatttttaaaaGGCACTCTTCCAGGTCCAACAAAGCACAGCAACTTGTTTCTTAGTGCTGCAAACAAATTGAACTTGATCAACCGCATTAACTTTCCATTGGAGGGATCAAAGGACATCCAACCCTACGGTGTGGATTCACCATTCACATTGCCACCTTACGATTCATTACCTCCAATTTCCTTGCCTGAAAACACACCTCCATACTATACAACTCCGCCCAATACCCCAGAAACTCCCCCTACAACTGTCCCAACACCTTTTGTGTTATCACCACCAAGTATCCTTCCTATCCAAATCCCACCTCCAAGCCCAACAAGCATTCTCCCAGGCCCACCAGAATCCATCTCCACCCCTAATCTGCCCGGTACTGTCCCGAGCCCGACGGGGTTTGTACCTACTCCCACTATCTACATCCCAAGCCCACCTTACTTCGAGCCCAGCCCGCCTAGTCTTGTTCCAAACCCGCCTTCTTTTGGGTTTCAACCAAGCCCGCCTGTTTTCCTACCTCCCATTGTGTTCCCTCCGCCCACTATGCTGCCGAGTCCAAGACGAGGCCCGACAGCGCCTTTGTGGTGCGTGGCAAAGCCGTCTGTGCCCGACCCCATCATTCAAGAAGCTATGAATTATGCTTGTGGGTCGGGAGCGGATTGCGCTTCCATCCAGCCCAATGGGCCGTGTTTCAATCCAGATTCATTGTTGGCCCATGCCTCCTACGCCTTCAATAGTTACTGGCAAAGGACTAGGGTTGCTGGTGGCACTTGTTCATTTGGAGGAACTGCCATACTAGTTACTATTGATCCAA GTTACGATGGATGTCGGTTTGACTATTATTGA